The following are encoded in a window of Ricinus communis isolate WT05 ecotype wild-type chromosome 4, ASM1957865v1, whole genome shotgun sequence genomic DNA:
- the LOC8274386 gene encoding RNA polymerase sigma factor sigE, chloroplastic/mitochondrial isoform X1: MTRKLGMGVVTASSSAARTPLGLSLKFSTYRSTVKRSLVVAFKEDKANDIILVPPRERTPLPIETSKGKKRRGKTNREVSSGTLEVDYNEAAAKLENIYKLSPATDTSDVDINGLIRKGRQRKRKTGEGDEKAENRTSRTIVRNRAKKTKRLSLDKRIALKKNEEEEVVGPIRKKKDSKDDNEKIEELVRTYSASTNLVSLDWRKMKIPPVLPSTEHAWLFKLMQPMKTLLPVKADLQKNLGRDPTDGELAEATNMNVEKVRKQLEVGRAARNKLIKHNLRLVMFVMNKYFQDFANGPRFQDLCQAGVKGLITAIDRFEPQRRFQLSTYSLFWIRHAIIRSMTLSSFTKVSFGLESVRTEIQKAKLELLIELQRRPTEEEIIERVGISAERYHEVIRAAKPALSLHARHAVTQEEFINGITDIDGGDKRRQPALLRLALDDVLDSLKPKESLVIRQRYGLDGKGDRTLGEIAGNLNISREMVRKYEVKALMKLKHPARVDYLRRYVV, translated from the exons atgaCAAG GAAACTTGGGATGGGAGTTGTAACTGCTTCTAGCTCAGCTGCTCGTACACCATTAGGATTGAGCTTGAAATTCTCGACTTACAGATCTACAGTAAAGAGATCACTGGTTGTAGCATTTAAAGAAGATAAAGcaaatgatataattttgGTTCCACCTCGCGAGCGAACTCCATTGCCCATAGAAACGTCCAAGGGGAAGAAGAGACGAGGGAAAACTAACAGGGAAGTTTCTTCGGGTACCTTGGAAGTGGATTACAATGAAGCTGCTGCCAAGCTTGAAAACATTTACAAACTTAGCCCTGCAACTGATACTTCTGATGTTGACATAAATGGCTTGATTAGGAAAGGTCGTCAAAGGAAGAGGAAAACTGGTGAAGGAGATGAGAAAGCAGAGAACAGAACTAGTAGAACCATTGTTAGGAACCGTGCAAAGAAAACCAAACGATTGAGTCTTGATAAAAGGATTGCACTGAAGAAGAACGAGGAAGAGGAAGTAGTAGGTccaattagaaagaaaaaggattcCAAGGATGATAATGAAAAGATTGAGGAACTCGTGAGGACATATTCTGCCTCGACTAATCTGGTTAGCTTGGATTGGAGGAAAATGAAGATACCTCCAGTTCTTCCTTCCACAGAACATGCATGGTTGTTCAAGTTGATGCAACCCATGAAG ACACTCCTTCCAGTGAAAGCGGACTTGCAAAAGAATTTGGGAAGAGACCCAACTGATGGTGAATTAGCTGAGGCAACTAATATGAATGTGGAGAAAGTAAGAAAACAGTTGGAGGTTGGTCGAGCTGCTAGAAACAAGCTAATTAAG CACAATCTCCGGCTTGTAATGTTCgtaatgaataaatattttcaagaCTTTGCAAATGGCCCAAGATTTCAAGACCTTTGTCAAGCAGGAGTAAAGGGACTTATTACTGCAATCGATCGCTTTGAACCCCAGAGGAGATTTCAGCTCTCCACATATAGCCTTTTTTGGATTAGACATGCCATAATACGATCAATGACACTCTCAAGCTTTACAAAAGTATCATTTGGCCTTGAATCA GTCAGAACAGAGATCCAAAAAGCAAAACTCGAGTTATTGATTGAGCTTCAAAGACGGCCAACAGAGGAGGAGATAATTGAGAGGGTCGGCATTTCTGCTGAGAGGTATCATGAAGTAATTAGGGCCGCAAAACCTGCCCTATCTCTGCATGCAAGACATGCAGTTACCCAAGAAGAGTTCATTAACGGGATTACTGACATTGATGGAGGTGATAAGCGGAGGCAGCCGGCTCTTCTCAGGCTTGCTCTTGATGATGTG CTTGATTCTCTGAAGCCTAAGGAGAGCTTAGTGATTAGACAGAGATATGGGCTTGATGGTAAAGGTGATAGAACGCTAGGAGAGATTGCtggaaatttaaatatctcaaGAGAAATGGTCAGGAAGTATGAAGTCAAGGCGCTCATGAAGCTCAAGCACCCAGCTAGAGTGGATTATCTACGCCGCTATGTTGTCTGA
- the LOC8274386 gene encoding RNA polymerase sigma factor sigE, chloroplastic/mitochondrial isoform X2 produces MGVVTASSSAARTPLGLSLKFSTYRSTVKRSLVVAFKEDKANDIILVPPRERTPLPIETSKGKKRRGKTNREVSSGTLEVDYNEAAAKLENIYKLSPATDTSDVDINGLIRKGRQRKRKTGEGDEKAENRTSRTIVRNRAKKTKRLSLDKRIALKKNEEEEVVGPIRKKKDSKDDNEKIEELVRTYSASTNLVSLDWRKMKIPPVLPSTEHAWLFKLMQPMKTLLPVKADLQKNLGRDPTDGELAEATNMNVEKVRKQLEVGRAARNKLIKHNLRLVMFVMNKYFQDFANGPRFQDLCQAGVKGLITAIDRFEPQRRFQLSTYSLFWIRHAIIRSMTLSSFTKVSFGLESVRTEIQKAKLELLIELQRRPTEEEIIERVGISAERYHEVIRAAKPALSLHARHAVTQEEFINGITDIDGGDKRRQPALLRLALDDVLDSLKPKESLVIRQRYGLDGKGDRTLGEIAGNLNISREMVRKYEVKALMKLKHPARVDYLRRYVV; encoded by the exons ATGGGAGTTGTAACTGCTTCTAGCTCAGCTGCTCGTACACCATTAGGATTGAGCTTGAAATTCTCGACTTACAGATCTACAGTAAAGAGATCACTGGTTGTAGCATTTAAAGAAGATAAAGcaaatgatataattttgGTTCCACCTCGCGAGCGAACTCCATTGCCCATAGAAACGTCCAAGGGGAAGAAGAGACGAGGGAAAACTAACAGGGAAGTTTCTTCGGGTACCTTGGAAGTGGATTACAATGAAGCTGCTGCCAAGCTTGAAAACATTTACAAACTTAGCCCTGCAACTGATACTTCTGATGTTGACATAAATGGCTTGATTAGGAAAGGTCGTCAAAGGAAGAGGAAAACTGGTGAAGGAGATGAGAAAGCAGAGAACAGAACTAGTAGAACCATTGTTAGGAACCGTGCAAAGAAAACCAAACGATTGAGTCTTGATAAAAGGATTGCACTGAAGAAGAACGAGGAAGAGGAAGTAGTAGGTccaattagaaagaaaaaggattcCAAGGATGATAATGAAAAGATTGAGGAACTCGTGAGGACATATTCTGCCTCGACTAATCTGGTTAGCTTGGATTGGAGGAAAATGAAGATACCTCCAGTTCTTCCTTCCACAGAACATGCATGGTTGTTCAAGTTGATGCAACCCATGAAG ACACTCCTTCCAGTGAAAGCGGACTTGCAAAAGAATTTGGGAAGAGACCCAACTGATGGTGAATTAGCTGAGGCAACTAATATGAATGTGGAGAAAGTAAGAAAACAGTTGGAGGTTGGTCGAGCTGCTAGAAACAAGCTAATTAAG CACAATCTCCGGCTTGTAATGTTCgtaatgaataaatattttcaagaCTTTGCAAATGGCCCAAGATTTCAAGACCTTTGTCAAGCAGGAGTAAAGGGACTTATTACTGCAATCGATCGCTTTGAACCCCAGAGGAGATTTCAGCTCTCCACATATAGCCTTTTTTGGATTAGACATGCCATAATACGATCAATGACACTCTCAAGCTTTACAAAAGTATCATTTGGCCTTGAATCA GTCAGAACAGAGATCCAAAAAGCAAAACTCGAGTTATTGATTGAGCTTCAAAGACGGCCAACAGAGGAGGAGATAATTGAGAGGGTCGGCATTTCTGCTGAGAGGTATCATGAAGTAATTAGGGCCGCAAAACCTGCCCTATCTCTGCATGCAAGACATGCAGTTACCCAAGAAGAGTTCATTAACGGGATTACTGACATTGATGGAGGTGATAAGCGGAGGCAGCCGGCTCTTCTCAGGCTTGCTCTTGATGATGTG CTTGATTCTCTGAAGCCTAAGGAGAGCTTAGTGATTAGACAGAGATATGGGCTTGATGGTAAAGGTGATAGAACGCTAGGAGAGATTGCtggaaatttaaatatctcaaGAGAAATGGTCAGGAAGTATGAAGTCAAGGCGCTCATGAAGCTCAAGCACCCAGCTAGAGTGGATTATCTACGCCGCTATGTTGTCTGA
- the LOC8274385 gene encoding transcription factor TRY, whose product MDRRRRKQAKITIVESEEVSSIEWEYINMNQQEEDLIYRMYRLVGERWDLIAGRIPGRKAEEIERFWIMRHRKVF is encoded by the exons ATGGACAGGCGTCGCCGAAAACAAGCCAAGATCACCATTGTTGAGTCTGAAG AGGTTAGCAGTATTGAGTGGGAGTATATAAACATgaatcaacaagaagaagatctTATCTACAGAATGTATAGGCTTGTGGGAGAGAG GTGGGATTTGATAGCTGGGCGGATTCCAGGTCGAAAAGCAGAAGAAATAGAGAGATTTTGGATAATGAGACACCGTAAAGTGTtttga